In the Mycolicibacter sp. MU0102 genome, one interval contains:
- a CDS encoding thiolase family protein: MPTPVIVGAVRTAIGRSFKGTLVNTPPETLITTVLPEVVRRSGVEPTEIDDIIFAESHYGGGDLARYAAAACGMESVPGQSVNRHCAGSLTAIGNASAQIGSGMERVLIAGGVQSLSMTPLTNWRIPGPELKFEERWMPPTHPETPDAPTRDMSITVGWNTAQAAGITREEMDAWAARSHQRAIAAIDAGKFVDEIIPLKVELPDGSVVEFKVDEFPRRDTTAEKLAGLKVLHPEIEGFSITAGNSSGTNDAAAAVAIVDSDYARDKGLTVMGTVKAWGSVGVAPRDTGLGGVKVIGKVLQRAGLSVGDVALWEINEAFASVPIAACKEYGIDEELVNFSGSGCSLGHPIAASGARMVTTLLYELKRRGGGIGVAAMCAGGGQGGAVVIEV, encoded by the coding sequence ATGCCTACACCTGTCATCGTCGGCGCCGTTCGTACGGCCATCGGACGTTCGTTCAAGGGAACACTGGTCAACACGCCCCCCGAGACGCTGATCACCACGGTGCTGCCCGAGGTGGTGCGCCGGTCCGGCGTCGAGCCGACCGAGATCGACGACATCATTTTCGCTGAATCCCACTACGGTGGCGGCGATCTCGCCCGCTACGCGGCTGCTGCGTGCGGCATGGAGTCGGTACCCGGCCAGTCGGTCAACCGGCATTGCGCCGGCAGTCTGACCGCAATCGGCAACGCATCGGCGCAGATCGGTTCCGGGATGGAGCGGGTGCTGATCGCCGGCGGCGTGCAGTCGCTGTCGATGACGCCGCTGACGAACTGGCGCATCCCTGGTCCCGAGCTGAAGTTCGAGGAGCGCTGGATGCCTCCGACGCACCCGGAGACCCCGGATGCGCCCACCCGCGACATGTCGATCACCGTGGGGTGGAACACCGCGCAGGCGGCGGGCATCACCCGCGAAGAGATGGACGCCTGGGCCGCGCGGTCGCATCAGCGGGCGATCGCTGCGATCGACGCCGGCAAGTTCGTCGACGAGATCATCCCGCTGAAGGTCGAGCTCCCCGACGGATCGGTAGTTGAATTCAAGGTCGACGAGTTCCCCCGCCGCGACACCACAGCCGAGAAGCTGGCGGGCCTGAAGGTGCTGCACCCCGAGATCGAGGGATTCTCGATCACCGCCGGCAACAGCAGCGGCACCAACGACGCCGCGGCCGCGGTCGCGATCGTCGACTCCGACTACGCCCGCGACAAGGGCCTGACCGTCATGGGCACCGTCAAAGCCTGGGGCTCGGTCGGTGTCGCACCGCGTGACACCGGGCTCGGCGGCGTCAAGGTGATCGGCAAGGTGCTCCAGCGGGCCGGGCTGTCCGTCGGCGACGTCGCGCTGTGGGAGATCAACGAGGCGTTCGCCTCGGTGCCGATCGCGGCGTGCAAGGAATACGGCATCGACGAAGAGCTGGTGAACTTCTCCGGCAGCGGCTGCAGCCTCGGCCACCCGATCGCCGCATCCGGTGCCCGGATGGTGACCACGCTGCTCTACGAACTGAAGCGGCGTGGCGGTGGCATCGGTGTGGCCGCCATGTGCGCCGGCGGCGGCCAGGGCGGCGCGGTGGTGATCGAGGTCTAG
- a CDS encoding TetR/AcrR family transcriptional regulator: MTPDSANQWRGTSSAERADDRRQRLIDACVEVLGRDGASGLGVRAVCRVANVSHRYFYDLFPDTDALLLAAYQQAVQQLLAEVGSAINASGTDIREQLRVGFDAATAFLEENPAYGRLIFQEALANEALRRHAAPALPAFLLAAREMAEPGGTSAAHPLETALISGGLAAIFIEWLSGTAAFSRSELVDYCTDSMMAILFLGRRPPK, encoded by the coding sequence ATGACGCCGGACAGCGCGAATCAATGGCGGGGCACTTCGTCGGCCGAGCGCGCCGACGATCGACGGCAACGGCTGATAGACGCCTGCGTGGAGGTCCTGGGGCGCGACGGCGCGTCCGGACTAGGCGTCCGGGCCGTCTGCCGGGTGGCCAACGTCAGTCACCGCTACTTCTACGACTTGTTCCCCGACACCGACGCCTTATTGCTAGCGGCATATCAACAGGCCGTACAACAGTTGCTCGCCGAGGTCGGATCAGCCATCAATGCCAGTGGCACGGATATTCGCGAACAACTGCGCGTCGGTTTCGACGCGGCCACGGCCTTCTTGGAGGAGAACCCGGCATATGGCCGGTTGATCTTCCAGGAGGCACTGGCGAATGAGGCTCTGCGACGACATGCGGCGCCGGCCCTGCCGGCCTTCCTGCTCGCCGCACGGGAAATGGCCGAACCGGGTGGCACGTCGGCAGCCCATCCGCTTGAGACGGCCCTGATCTCCGGTGGGCTGGCGGCAATATTCATCGAATGGCTCTCGGGAACGGCCGCATTCAGCCGGTCGGAGTTGGTCGACTACTGCACGGACTCAATGATGGCAATCCTGTTCCTGGGCCGCCGGCCGCCTAAGTAG
- a CDS encoding enoyl-CoA hydratase/isomerase family protein, which translates to MSAAQTADDRVLFDVDPDGRIATITLNNPGRRNSYDAAMRDAVARCLDRVAEDDDLVVVLLRGAEGVFSTGADMNNAYGWYGGRGETAQPADKGRPSQRRRLTVDRKSFGFYHNLMGFPKVTVGEISGYALGGGFEMALMTDISVVARDTKIGMPATRFLGPALGSLHMFFHRLGPVLARRLLLTGDIIEAASVEHLGVFTETCDPAAVTARARYWACKAAKMPADGVVIAKEAFRLVEQSQAYQGEEVASYLFHAYGTNLQFAPGEFNFVKTRAQHGTKEAFRLRDEHFHVPEP; encoded by the coding sequence ATGAGCGCAGCCCAGACCGCCGACGATCGCGTGCTCTTCGATGTCGATCCCGACGGGCGCATCGCGACCATCACGCTGAACAACCCGGGCCGGCGCAATTCCTACGATGCGGCCATGCGCGACGCGGTCGCCCGCTGCCTGGACCGGGTCGCCGAGGACGACGATCTGGTCGTGGTGTTGCTGCGGGGCGCCGAAGGAGTGTTCAGCACCGGGGCCGACATGAACAACGCCTACGGCTGGTACGGCGGGCGCGGGGAGACCGCGCAGCCGGCGGACAAGGGCAGGCCCAGCCAGCGACGCCGACTTACCGTGGACCGCAAATCTTTCGGCTTCTATCACAATCTGATGGGCTTCCCGAAGGTCACAGTGGGTGAGATCAGTGGGTATGCGCTCGGCGGCGGTTTCGAGATGGCGCTGATGACCGACATCTCGGTGGTCGCGCGTGACACCAAGATCGGCATGCCCGCGACGCGGTTTCTGGGCCCGGCGCTGGGCAGTCTGCACATGTTCTTTCACCGCCTCGGACCCGTGCTGGCGCGGCGGCTGTTGTTGACCGGGGACATCATCGAGGCCGCGTCGGTCGAACATCTGGGGGTGTTCACCGAGACCTGCGATCCGGCGGCGGTGACCGCGCGGGCCCGGTACTGGGCGTGCAAGGCCGCGAAGATGCCCGCCGACGGGGTCGTCATCGCCAAGGAGGCGTTTCGGCTCGTCGAGCAGAGCCAGGCGTATCAGGGCGAAGAGGTGGCCAGCTATCTGTTTCACGCCTATGGCACCAACCTGCAGTTCGCGCCGGGGGAGTTCAACTTCGTCAAGACCCGGGCGCAGCACGGAACCAAGGAGGCGTTCCGGCTGCGTGACGAGCACTTCCACGTCCCGGAGCCGTGA
- a CDS encoding nuclear transport factor 2 family protein, with protein sequence MFDEAKFQEALAQPRLQGHVPEFLHSNRAVPIRVIQEPELQAMTKQWFVDFDRKLDHYSTHFNTDLSWVMTWAKKYWWSFLVRDMDINNELYAPDVTYTDVTTFGRTIVGIDDFVTYNFAFFEAIPDWRYDPLPDQVYIDVTPEGKVRTMIRYIGSGHWSGGLRLHPYDETAPVIYGDGRFIQAPAVDRYHFNADGLMEEGETLYDILDGLQRGGVLPRDDSWALRTLFSASKIPATLSRVRQRIPILRKHT encoded by the coding sequence ATGTTCGATGAAGCAAAATTTCAAGAAGCCCTAGCCCAGCCCCGCTTGCAGGGCCACGTCCCGGAGTTTCTTCACTCAAACCGGGCGGTTCCCATTCGGGTCATCCAGGAACCCGAACTCCAGGCGATGACCAAACAGTGGTTCGTCGACTTCGACCGCAAGCTGGACCACTACAGCACACACTTCAACACGGACCTGTCCTGGGTTATGACCTGGGCGAAGAAATACTGGTGGAGCTTTTTGGTCCGCGACATGGACATCAACAACGAGTTGTACGCTCCCGACGTCACCTACACCGACGTCACTACCTTCGGTCGAACCATCGTCGGTATTGATGACTTCGTCACCTACAACTTCGCGTTCTTCGAAGCGATCCCGGACTGGCGTTATGACCCGCTGCCCGACCAGGTCTATATCGACGTCACACCAGAGGGCAAAGTCCGTACCATGATCCGCTACATCGGCAGTGGCCACTGGAGCGGCGGGCTGAGGCTGCATCCCTACGATGAAACGGCCCCCGTCATCTACGGCGACGGCCGTTTCATCCAGGCTCCGGCCGTCGATCGGTACCACTTCAACGCCGACGGACTCATGGAGGAGGGCGAAACCCTCTACGACATCCTGGACGGCCTGCAGCGCGGTGGCGTGCTGCCCCGCGACGACAGCTGGGCGCTACGCACCCTGTTCTCCGCATCCAAAATCCCGGCCACGCTCAGTCGCGTACGCCAGCGCATCCCGATCCTGCGCAAGCACACCTAA
- a CDS encoding TetR/AcrR family transcriptional regulator — protein MAKQPVAEKRQRRERGSINPDDIIDGAFELAEQIGVDNLSMPLLGKHLGVGVTSIYWYFRKKDDLLNAMTTRALRQYTFATPYVEAKDWRQTLSNHAHSMRSTFLGNPILCDLILIRAALSPRAAQLGVQEVERAIASLVEAGLSPQDAFDTYSTVSVHIRGSVVLQRLYEKNRASDAEGPSDFEEALVIDPAVTPLLAETTRQGHRIGAADDANFDYGLNCILDHAERLIEQNAKPARRRATPASAKR, from the coding sequence GTGGCAAAGCAGCCAGTCGCCGAGAAACGGCAACGGCGCGAACGCGGATCGATCAACCCCGATGACATCATCGACGGCGCGTTCGAGCTCGCCGAACAGATCGGGGTCGACAACCTGAGCATGCCGTTGCTCGGTAAGCATCTCGGCGTCGGCGTGACGAGCATCTACTGGTACTTCCGCAAAAAGGATGACCTCCTCAATGCGATGACCACCCGGGCCCTACGCCAGTACACGTTCGCCACCCCATACGTGGAGGCCAAGGACTGGCGTCAGACGCTGAGCAATCACGCACACAGCATGCGGTCGACGTTCCTGGGCAATCCGATCTTGTGTGATCTCATCCTGATTCGGGCCGCACTGAGCCCGCGGGCCGCGCAGCTCGGCGTCCAGGAAGTGGAGCGGGCGATCGCCAGCCTGGTGGAGGCCGGCTTGTCGCCGCAGGATGCTTTCGACACCTATTCGACGGTCTCGGTGCACATCCGCGGGTCGGTGGTGCTGCAGCGGCTCTATGAGAAGAACCGGGCATCGGATGCCGAGGGGCCGTCCGATTTCGAGGAGGCCCTCGTCATCGACCCGGCCGTGACCCCGCTGCTGGCAGAGACCACCAGGCAAGGGCATCGAATCGGCGCAGCAGATGACGCCAACTTTGACTACGGGCTCAACTGCATTCTCGATCACGCCGAGCGGCTGATCGAGCAGAACGCCAAGCCGGCGCGGCGTCGCGCCACGCCGGCTTCGGCCAAGCGCTAG
- a CDS encoding enoyl-CoA hydratase/isomerase family protein gives MDTTVADSPDSGSGSAPEGAVTAQRDGTLLRLTLARPERRNSLSSSMTDALVTALTEAASDDTLRAIHIRGAGDDFCAGADWVATNAGGQRPRTGDLVRRVPHAAHRAIELLQTIQLPVVCSVRGWAVGLGCNLALAADFTVAATDAVFWEPFVARGFSPDSGSTWLLPRLVGLARARRMLLLGEQVSGASAQDWGLIHQAVAPADLDSATEELLAALAQGPTVAIGLTKQALHHAQHATLPQALNQELFSLELSCRTGDFKEGLAAFAQRRPPGFTGR, from the coding sequence GTGGACACCACCGTGGCCGACTCCCCCGATTCCGGGTCCGGCTCAGCCCCCGAAGGCGCAGTGACGGCGCAACGTGACGGCACGCTGCTCCGCCTGACCCTGGCGCGCCCGGAACGCCGGAATAGCCTGAGCTCGTCGATGACCGATGCACTGGTCACGGCCCTGACCGAGGCGGCAAGCGACGACACGCTGCGCGCCATCCATATCCGGGGCGCCGGCGATGATTTCTGCGCCGGCGCCGACTGGGTGGCCACCAATGCCGGCGGCCAGCGACCCCGCACCGGAGATCTGGTGCGCCGCGTCCCGCACGCCGCGCACCGGGCGATCGAACTGCTGCAGACCATCCAGTTGCCCGTCGTGTGCAGCGTCCGGGGTTGGGCGGTGGGCCTGGGCTGCAACCTGGCGCTGGCCGCCGACTTCACGGTGGCCGCCACCGACGCGGTGTTCTGGGAACCGTTCGTGGCGCGCGGCTTCAGCCCCGACTCGGGATCGACCTGGCTGCTGCCACGGCTGGTGGGACTGGCTCGGGCCAGACGCATGCTGCTGCTGGGTGAACAGGTCAGCGGCGCATCCGCGCAGGATTGGGGACTGATCCACCAAGCAGTGGCGCCGGCGGACCTGGACTCGGCCACCGAAGAGCTGCTGGCCGCCTTGGCGCAGGGCCCCACGGTAGCGATCGGCCTGACCAAACAGGCACTGCATCACGCACAGCATGCGACGTTGCCGCAAGCCCTGAACCAGGAGCTGTTCAGCCTTGAACTCAGCTGCCGTACCGGGGATTTCAAAGAAGGCCTAGCCGCGTTCGCGCAGCGGCGACCACCTGGCTTCACCGGCCGCTGA
- a CDS encoding enoyl-CoA hydratase/isomerase family protein — protein sequence MPTFDTIDYDVRGHTATITLNRPEALNALSPHMVTELRTAYAEAESDEAVWVVIVTGTGRAFCTGADVKEIPGDGKVINERPYLSTYEQWEAPQEGTPPFRTMAKPVLAAINGICCGAGLDWVTTCDIVIASDRATFFDPHVSIGLVAGREVVRLARVLPRSVALRMAMMGKHERMDAQRAYDLGMISEVVEHDRLLTRAHEIADILNSNAPLAVRGTRLAILKGLDLPLHEAEMLAESFRERNLHTQDSLEGPRAFVEKRAPEWQCR from the coding sequence ATGCCGACGTTCGACACCATCGACTACGACGTGCGCGGGCACACCGCCACGATCACGCTGAACCGCCCCGAGGCGCTCAACGCGCTGAGCCCGCACATGGTCACCGAACTGCGGACCGCCTATGCCGAGGCCGAGAGCGACGAGGCGGTGTGGGTGGTCATCGTCACCGGCACCGGGCGGGCGTTCTGCACCGGCGCCGACGTGAAGGAGATCCCCGGCGACGGCAAGGTGATCAACGAACGGCCCTATCTGTCGACCTACGAGCAATGGGAGGCTCCGCAGGAGGGCACTCCCCCGTTCCGGACGATGGCCAAACCGGTGCTGGCGGCGATCAACGGGATCTGTTGTGGCGCAGGACTGGACTGGGTGACCACCTGCGACATCGTGATCGCCTCGGACCGTGCGACGTTCTTCGACCCGCACGTCTCGATCGGCCTCGTCGCCGGTCGCGAAGTGGTGCGGTTGGCCCGCGTACTGCCGCGCTCCGTCGCGCTACGGATGGCCATGATGGGCAAGCACGAGCGTATGGACGCACAACGCGCCTACGACCTCGGCATGATCAGCGAGGTGGTGGAGCACGACCGACTGTTGACTCGCGCCCACGAGATCGCCGACATCTTGAACTCGAACGCTCCGCTGGCGGTACGCGGAACGCGGCTGGCGATCCTCAAGGGCCTGGATCTGCCGCTGCACGAGGCGGAGATGCTCGCCGAATCGTTCCGGGAACGCAACCTGCACACCCAGGACTCACTGGAGGGGCCGCGGGCCTTCGTCGAGAAGCGTGCACCGGAATGGCAGTGCCGATGA
- a CDS encoding oxygenase MpaB family protein: protein MAELGPEGFFGPDSLAWQVFTAPATALMIAQITNLLEVPHIDFQSVLVDHDPLFPTNRKRQRGLGSARKDGYFHDRLRRTLSVPLPILFADKQSAVACADRLMHYHRPMTGQPTEDAPAYSATSPETMLFGAVTISHAALTAYERFAFRQGRLPRRLSVADRDRYFAEMSTLAIMMGVPAADVPMTATQVDAYYRSIAAKFKLRRRFRSAQFKAAAALVVPRGWRDVPKTAGDIGLMASAAVACAALPRPSRRLNGLPAVADPMLYALYAASLPLFALLSLPGIRSLVLRWYLGAADTATLTAARRTLSPPSKPRSVPGICMTDPSPLPAGTGPIAMTEAEALALFDSLASCPVATLRGRWAGREVLTGGPLDGALANVSWYGKQFDGIHAVHPLMVRDRAGHPFALKPSAVPMRLISHPIPAPRWIPRLAPRLVTALKPILRARTYGADLTTTTFRGVTTAAMAYRDKPVVDVFRLVDESTVLGLMDYPGMSKPCFFVLHRDPQTS, encoded by the coding sequence GTGGCAGAGCTGGGACCCGAGGGCTTCTTTGGGCCGGATTCGTTGGCGTGGCAGGTTTTTACCGCCCCGGCCACAGCCCTGATGATCGCGCAGATCACCAATCTGCTGGAAGTACCGCACATCGACTTCCAGTCGGTTCTTGTCGATCACGACCCACTGTTCCCGACCAATCGCAAACGTCAGCGGGGGCTTGGTAGCGCGCGTAAAGATGGCTATTTCCATGACCGGCTCCGCCGAACGTTGAGCGTTCCTTTGCCGATTCTCTTTGCGGACAAGCAGTCCGCCGTCGCGTGCGCCGACCGCTTGATGCACTACCACCGGCCGATGACCGGCCAGCCCACCGAAGACGCCCCCGCGTATTCGGCGACGTCGCCGGAGACCATGTTGTTCGGCGCGGTCACGATCTCCCACGCCGCGCTGACGGCATACGAGCGGTTCGCGTTTCGCCAGGGGCGGCTCCCGCGGCGCTTGAGTGTGGCCGATCGTGACCGGTACTTCGCTGAGATGTCAACGCTGGCGATCATGATGGGTGTACCCGCCGCCGACGTGCCGATGACCGCAACCCAGGTGGACGCCTACTACCGGTCGATCGCCGCCAAGTTCAAGCTTCGTCGTCGCTTCCGCAGCGCTCAGTTCAAAGCTGCTGCCGCACTGGTTGTTCCTAGAGGGTGGCGTGATGTGCCGAAGACAGCTGGCGACATTGGGCTGATGGCCTCAGCCGCCGTCGCATGCGCGGCATTACCACGCCCGTCGCGTCGCCTGAACGGGCTGCCCGCCGTCGCAGATCCGATGCTCTACGCGCTATATGCGGCGTCCCTTCCGCTGTTCGCACTCTTGAGCTTGCCGGGAATCCGGTCGCTCGTCTTGCGCTGGTACCTCGGCGCTGCAGACACCGCCACGCTCACCGCGGCGCGGCGGACACTGTCACCCCCGAGCAAGCCCCGCAGCGTTCCAGGCATTTGCATGACCGACCCCAGCCCTCTGCCGGCGGGCACCGGGCCGATTGCAATGACTGAGGCCGAAGCGTTGGCATTGTTCGACTCGCTCGCATCCTGCCCGGTAGCGACACTTCGAGGTCGCTGGGCAGGGCGGGAGGTGCTGACCGGAGGTCCGTTAGACGGCGCATTGGCCAACGTGTCGTGGTACGGCAAACAATTCGACGGAATTCACGCGGTGCATCCGCTGATGGTCCGCGACAGGGCCGGACACCCCTTTGCATTGAAGCCGTCGGCGGTGCCGATGCGGTTGATCTCGCACCCGATCCCGGCGCCACGCTGGATACCGAGACTCGCACCGCGACTGGTAACTGCACTCAAGCCGATCCTGCGGGCGCGCACCTACGGAGCGGATCTGACAACCACAACTTTTCGTGGAGTTACCACGGCCGCGATGGCCTACCGCGATAAGCCCGTGGTCGACGTGTTCCGGTTGGTTGACGAAAGCACCGTACTGGGGTTGATGGATTATCCCGGCATGTCCAAGCCCTGTTTCTTTGTCCTGCACCGTGATCCACAGACATCGTGA
- a CDS encoding class I adenylate-forming enzyme family protein gives MTHPLSRRIAAVLDLAPEAPALQYDGRWSSWSQLGALAQRIAELTPPGGRVGILLRNRPPQVAALLGVLLAGGCVVVINPSRGDDRTRSEITALELPVIIGHADDLAALVTATPCTTLVTISDLTADPQITAASEPNLDPGRPGVAVWMLTSGTTGPPKRVDLRYDMLAHSVIGPDPEHLPAPTQLRRGIAIVNAPLVHIGGVYRVLQCIAEARSFVLLERFELQRWVEAVRTCRPRAVSLVPAALRAVLHSDLSREDLAGIRAVTSGTAPLSADDADAFTAKFGIPVLTSYAATEFGGGVAGWTLADYQQYWQAKRGSVGRASLGAQLRVVDDDGAPLGADQPGLLEVKPGQLGPATDWMRTTDLARIDADGFLWILGRADQAIIRGGFKVLPDDVRVALEAHPAVKGAAVVGRADERLGQTPVAAVELRSGAFADAGTLTEFLRGRLAGYEIPTEIAIVDVIPRTPSGKADLGAVRDLIGMSSKHAR, from the coding sequence ATGACGCATCCGCTGAGCCGGCGCATCGCCGCCGTGCTCGATCTGGCGCCAGAGGCACCGGCATTGCAGTACGACGGCCGGTGGTCCTCCTGGTCGCAACTCGGAGCCCTGGCGCAGCGCATCGCGGAACTGACACCGCCTGGTGGACGAGTTGGGATCCTGCTGCGCAACCGCCCCCCGCAGGTGGCCGCCTTACTCGGGGTCTTGCTCGCCGGGGGCTGTGTGGTGGTGATCAACCCGTCGCGCGGCGATGACCGCACCCGCTCCGAGATCACTGCGCTGGAGCTGCCGGTGATCATCGGGCACGCCGATGACCTGGCCGCCCTGGTCACCGCGACACCGTGCACCACATTGGTGACGATCTCCGATCTCACCGCAGACCCACAGATCACCGCGGCCAGCGAGCCCAACCTCGATCCGGGGCGCCCCGGCGTGGCGGTGTGGATGCTGACCAGCGGAACGACCGGACCACCCAAGCGCGTCGACCTGCGGTACGACATGCTGGCGCACAGCGTGATCGGCCCCGACCCCGAGCATCTCCCCGCACCCACCCAATTGCGCCGCGGCATCGCGATCGTCAACGCCCCGCTGGTGCATATCGGAGGCGTGTACCGGGTGTTGCAGTGCATCGCCGAGGCACGATCCTTTGTGCTGCTGGAGCGATTCGAGCTGCAGCGCTGGGTCGAAGCGGTACGAACTTGTCGGCCGCGCGCGGTCTCGTTGGTGCCGGCCGCATTGCGCGCGGTGCTGCATTCGGACCTGAGCCGCGAGGATCTGGCCGGGATCCGGGCGGTCACCTCCGGGACCGCGCCGCTGTCCGCCGACGACGCCGACGCGTTCACCGCCAAGTTCGGCATACCGGTGCTCACCTCCTACGCCGCAACCGAATTCGGTGGCGGTGTCGCCGGCTGGACCCTGGCCGACTATCAGCAGTACTGGCAAGCAAAACGCGGCAGTGTCGGACGCGCGAGCCTCGGCGCGCAACTGCGCGTCGTTGACGACGACGGCGCGCCGCTCGGCGCCGATCAGCCCGGGCTGCTCGAGGTCAAGCCCGGCCAGCTGGGGCCCGCTACGGACTGGATGCGCACCACCGATCTGGCCCGTATCGACGCCGACGGCTTCCTGTGGATCCTGGGCCGGGCGGATCAGGCCATCATCCGCGGCGGATTCAAGGTGCTGCCCGACGATGTGCGGGTCGCGCTGGAAGCACACCCGGCGGTCAAAGGTGCCGCAGTCGTGGGCCGTGCCGACGAGCGTCTGGGACAGACGCCGGTGGCGGCCGTCGAGCTGCGTTCTGGAGCCTTCGCCGACGCCGGGACGCTGACCGAGTTTCTGCGCGGCCGGCTGGCCGGCTATGAGATTCCGACCGAGATCGCGATCGTCGACGTCATCCCGCGGACGCCGTCAGGAAAGGCCGACCTGGGCGCGGTTCGGGACCTGATCGGCATGTCGAGCAAGCATGCTCGCTGA
- a CDS encoding enoyl-CoA hydratase/isomerase family protein — translation MSSEFTTVLLDFDRTAHVATITLNRPDRLNAFDRTMCEEMAAAWRIVKLDTEVNAVVLRAAGDRAFSAGLDIKSSYGQPDNVWNHEDPGELLSPKWQKMFKPVICAVQGMCTAGAFYFINEADVVICSDEATFFDSHVSAGLVCALEPVGLMRRIGLGETLRIALMGNDERVSADTALRIGMVTEIVAREHLWTRAHEIATTIAAKPPSATQGTVKAIWESLDKPYRAALDQGLIYTRLGNPLGKAELDAQTPRPAAPPRIR, via the coding sequence ATGAGCAGCGAGTTCACCACGGTCCTGCTCGACTTCGACCGCACCGCACACGTCGCGACCATCACGTTGAACCGGCCGGACCGGCTCAACGCGTTCGACCGCACCATGTGCGAGGAGATGGCCGCGGCATGGCGGATCGTCAAACTCGATACGGAGGTCAACGCCGTCGTGCTGCGCGCCGCCGGTGACCGGGCATTCAGCGCCGGACTGGACATCAAGTCCTCCTACGGCCAGCCCGACAACGTCTGGAACCACGAAGATCCCGGCGAATTGCTTAGCCCCAAGTGGCAGAAGATGTTCAAACCGGTCATCTGTGCCGTGCAGGGCATGTGCACCGCGGGTGCGTTCTACTTCATCAACGAGGCCGACGTGGTGATCTGCTCGGACGAGGCCACGTTCTTCGACTCCCACGTCTCTGCCGGACTGGTCTGCGCACTCGAGCCGGTCGGGCTGATGCGCCGAATCGGGTTGGGCGAAACCCTGCGGATCGCGCTGATGGGCAACGATGAGAGGGTCAGCGCCGACACCGCGTTGCGCATCGGCATGGTGACGGAAATCGTTGCGCGCGAACACCTCTGGACGCGAGCGCACGAGATCGCCACCACCATTGCGGCCAAGCCGCCTTCGGCCACCCAAGGCACGGTGAAGGCGATCTGGGAATCCCTGGACAAGCCCTACCGCGCCGCCCTGGACCAGGGCCTGATCTACACCAGACTGGGCAACCCACTGGGCAAGGCCGAACTCGACGCGCAAACGCCGCGCCCCGCCGCACCGCCGCGGATCCGCTGA
- a CDS encoding crotonase/enoyl-CoA hydratase family protein, translated as MSEAVLRERRGRILIITINRPEARNAANKAVAEGLAAACDELDDTPELSVGVLTGAGGNFCAGMDLKAFAAGELAYVPGRGLGFTERPPRKPLISAVEGHAVAGGTELVLATDLVVAAQGAKFGIPEVKRGLVAAGGGLLRLPHRIPYQKALELALTGESFTAEQGAQWGFVNVLTEPGEALDGATALAERITANGPLAVAVTKEIMVKSAGWSQDEIWQKQGELIAPVFTSHDAKEGAIAFAEKRAPNWTGA; from the coding sequence GTGTCAGAAGCGGTACTGCGCGAGCGTCGCGGACGGATTCTTATCATCACGATCAACCGGCCGGAAGCGCGCAACGCGGCCAACAAGGCGGTCGCCGAGGGGTTGGCTGCGGCCTGCGACGAATTGGACGACACTCCCGAACTGTCGGTCGGGGTGCTGACCGGGGCCGGCGGCAATTTCTGTGCGGGAATGGATCTCAAGGCGTTCGCGGCCGGGGAGTTGGCGTATGTGCCGGGGCGTGGGCTCGGCTTCACCGAGCGCCCGCCGCGCAAACCGCTCATCTCCGCGGTTGAAGGACACGCGGTGGCCGGTGGCACCGAGCTGGTGCTGGCCACCGACCTGGTGGTGGCCGCCCAGGGCGCGAAATTCGGTATCCCCGAGGTCAAGCGGGGGCTGGTGGCCGCCGGCGGTGGCCTGTTGCGGTTGCCGCACCGCATTCCGTATCAGAAGGCGCTCGAATTGGCTTTGACCGGTGAGAGTTTCACCGCCGAACAGGGCGCCCAGTGGGGCTTCGTCAACGTGCTCACCGAGCCGGGCGAAGCGCTGGACGGGGCCACCGCGCTGGCCGAACGGATCACCGCCAATGGCCCGCTGGCCGTCGCGGTGACCAAGGAGATCATGGTGAAGTCCGCCGGCTGGAGTCAGGACGAGATCTGGCAGAAGCAGGGTGAGCTGATCGCGCCGGTGTTCACCTCCCATGACGCCAAGGAGGGTGCCATCGCGTTCGCCGAGAAGCGCGCCCCGAACTGGACCGGCGCCTGA